The genomic DNA TGTTGTTTCATTCTGTTAATCAAAGCTTGGTGGCCTGCTTTCAAGCTTTAGGGtagcaaaacagaaaacttttGATGTTCCCCAATAACTGACAAAATGATGTTGGTTTTCCTTTCCCAGGAATGCTGGCAGTAACAATCCTTCCAATGCtctgaaaatgataaattttcctatttttcctctgtcaaaatgaagaaaaattctcCTATTGCCAAAACCTATAAAAGGTgactttctcttcatttattacACTAGGCTATACCTAATCCTTATAGTAGCCTAAAAATCCTTAGGCTGGTGAATTGGGGTAATGGTTAAGCTCCAGGAAGTGAATACAGACATTTTCTAAATTGACTGAAGGCAATCTCCAAAAATATGGGGTAGACACCTTCCCAAGCAGCCAGACGTATAATGGAGAAGGGTCCAATTGACACTACTCTCTGGCAGGGACCTCCTGTGCATATTGCTTCCATGGTGGCTCTTGTCTATTTAATTCTACAACACAACATCCCTTAGTTTCTGGGGCCCATCAATTCCTTCTATCAAAGCCTTGAAACTTTGACATATCCATTAAAAGCCAGAAATTTGGATTAGATTAAAAAATCCAACTATATTCTGGTTACTGGAGACACATCtaaaacagaagcagaaataacggtggataaagaaaaagatacaaaagggATATACAGGGCAAACATTAACCAACTTTGGTAGATTGTATTATTGTTTCCAACTCTTATgtacttttcttcttcaaaaaaaattttttgactgaaatatagttaacacacaatattaccttagtttcaggtgtacaatacagcgATTCAACAAATCTATGTGTTATTGCTATGCTGACTGcaagtgtagctactatctgtcaccatacgacaCTATTGCAATACCATTGCCTGTATTCCCTGTGTTGTGCCTTCTGCTCCCTTGACTTATTCATTCGATCcctggaagtcttttttttttttttatatattttttacatttatttatttttgagagacagagagagacaaagcgtgagcaggggaggggcagagagagaggaagacacagaatccaaagcaggttccaggctctgagctgtcagcacagagcctgacgtggggctcgaacccacgaactgtgagatcgtgacctgagctgaagtcaggcgcccagctgactgagccacccaggcgcccctcgatccCTGGAAGTCTTTATCACCCTCTCCCCTTCacacattttgcccatctcccctactcccttcccccctttctctaTAAGATGATTACGTATTTCCACTTACACATCCCATTGTTTCACTGACTATGTGACATGCCTAACGTGAACAATGTTTGAGCTAAAATTTGCGGCATTGTTTTATTCCCTCTGTCACAAGAATGGGATGTTGCTGGTAGGGGGTGTCTTTagtttgaatttaaaatgaaaatatacgtGGAACAGAGACTGAGCAGTTTGGGATCTACCAACATGcaatgtgaggggaaaaaaatcctccaaAATTTTTGTTAGCTATTGAAATTTGGGAGATTGCTTGTTAATGCAGATAACGTAACCAAGACATAATATAACATAACCTAGACTctaagtccagaaaaaaaaatccatcaaaaataaacaccGTGAGAAGGGAATCTGGCAAGAGCAAATAAAGGAGGCCAGCCAGATGTCCGAGGCTAGATACTCCCCTTACATGCTTTGggcttctgtaatcttgcttgcCTCTTGCATCAGGCAACTGCCCGTGAAGCACAAATGATAGTGTCCTCCCCCTTGTGGAGCCAACGGAATGTTTCCAAGTACGTGGAAGTTAGCCAAGCATAAAAGAAGGCCAGCACCAGGGCTCTGGgttcagcctttggaggtgactttGCTGGGCCAGCATTGGTGTGAAATAAACAATCTTTTCTGATTCCCTGAGTGTGTgtctcttgtctcttcctgggcactgagtatttgctgtaacatTTTGGGGGCGTTGGCCAGGAAGCTGTCTGGTAAAGTGGAACATATGAACCGGGCCCTTAAATCAGCCATGGCAAACTCCCTGGTAACCCTATAAGACCAGGTGGACACTTTAGCAGCATACTGTTATGAAATAGAAGAGGGTTAGACCTGTTAACTGCTGAGAAGAGGGGGGAATATGTCTCTTCCTAAATGAGGAATGCCGCTTCTATGTTAACCAATCAGGGATAGTTAGAGATATGGCCCAACAACTAAAGGAACGGATCATCAAACGGAGGCAAGAATTAGCAGACTCATGGAACTCTTGGAGCAACATATGGAATTGGGCATCCTGGCTCCTCCCTTTAGCTGGTCCTCTCCTAATGCTTTTCAAAACCCTACTGTTTGGTCTTTGTATTCTTAATATGCTAGACAGCCTTGTTTCCTCTTGCCTAGAAGCTATAAAACTCCAGGTGATGCTCCAGCTGGCCCATTCTAGCTATCACTACTCTCCTTTGGATGGTGAAAAACCCTAGATGTCATGCCCCTCCCTTTGACATCCTTGTCCAGCAGGAAAAAGCCAGAATGGTCTTTGCTCCTCCTCTTGTGATAGCAAGGGGTTCTCCAGCCCCTACAAACTGATTTTCTCTAAGGCTGCTATAGCAGCTTGAGAATCAAGAGTGGGGAATGAGAAGGTAAGCCAGTAAGAGCAGATGAAGGAGGCCAGCCAGATATCTGAGGCTGGATACTCCccttgcatgcttttggcttctgtaatcttgcttgcCTCTTGCATTAGCCAATTGCCCACATAGCACAACTGATagtgcccctccacccccaccctgtgcagCCAATAGACTATTTCCAATTACCTGGAAGCTAACCAGGCATAAAAGAAGGCCAACACCAGGGTTCtgggctcagcctttggaggtgactccaTTGGGCTGGCACCAGTGCTAAATAAACAGTTTTCTGATTCCTCAAGTGCGTGttgcttgtctcttcctgggcgcAGACTATTTGCtgtaaaaacaggggtgcctgggtggctcaatgggtcaagcctccgactttggcgtaggtcacgatctcaccgttcctgagtttgagccctgcgtcaggctctatgctgacagttcagagcctggagcctgtttcatattctgtgtctcctctctctctgccccttccccacccatgctctgtctgtctctctcaagaataaataaacatttaaaaaaattaaaaacacacaaaataaagtaACTTTTAGGTAAAAAAAATGGACACCCAAGAGTGACCATTATCAacacatttgcacacacacaaaatactaaAGGTAGttattaaagtggaaaaaaaataatcccaaggagaaattataaagaaagaaactaagaatAACATAGAAGGTAAATACATGGATAATAAGAATTAATCTTGACTttacaaaaaaatacaatgattttatgaagtttaaaatatatttataataaaaattcatgaTAATAAAGTACAATGGAGTTCAGGATCCTAAATTTCTAACACAATTGGGGAACTAATAAAAGAGTCATTTGTAcacaattttaataatttgaagatgtatttttaatttctggtgTAACCGCTAAAAATCCCATGTATGactaaaaattaacagaaaaatagaataattaaaaaactttctcaatccaaaagaaagcagtcaatgaaagaaaaacaaataaaactggttgattaagtagaaaaaacaatgagatggaaaatatgtacacaaatatGTCAGTGTATACTACACgtaaatgtgttaaaatttcaaattaaaagagCTACATCACCAGACTAGGTGCAAATCCCAACCATATAAAGACCTTAAATGTAAGAGCACAGACATGTTAAAGgtgaaagaattgaaaaagacacactaTGTAAACTCtaacaaaacagtttttaaaagtattttgtttttctagttgtttatggCAGGAAATTTACTCTGATCTCAATGATTTTATCACAGAGTGTAGAAGCTTCTCATTtattagagttttgttttcttttgactcAGGAATTATTCCAAGgagtttggttgtttttaaatgtccaaaTATAAGACTTGTTGTGCTCAAACAGCACCTACTAATTTCAGCTTTATTGTGTTGTGGTTAATGTCTTCTCTGCTACTTGAATTTATTGACTCTTCCTCCATAAAATTATATCTGCTTTATACATCATGGATTGAAATGAAGAGATATTCTCAGGAGAgtacaaattttaataaacagatattagtttaaatgtttatttatttacttttgagagagagagagagagcccagttgagggtcagaaagaaagagatagagtcccaagcaagttccacactatTAGCACAGGGCacaatgtggggatcaaactcaccaaccatgagataatgacctgagccaaaatcaagagtcagacgctgaactgactaagccacccaggcgcccctatattaattacattttaaatattatcaacatactaaatatatatatatatatatatatatatatatgtatatactaatttataatattaggtatatattttcacttcacttcatattacttttttttttttaatttttttttaacgtttttatttatttttgagccagagagagacacagcatgaacgggggaggggcagagagagagggagacacagaatcggaagcaggctccaggctctgagccatccgcccagagcccaacgcggggctcgaactcgcggaccgcgagatcgtgacctgagctgaagtcggatgctcaaccgactgagccacccaggcggccccactTCATATTACTTTTAAAGAGTCAGGGTATACATGCAAACACACGCATACTatgattataaatacataaataagcctTACTAAAGAGCACATTCTTTataaaggtatttttctttttaagagttttatcagtgcatctttcacttccttgttcCTCAGACTATATATCAGGGGATTCAACATGGGAATCACGGTGGTGTAAAATACTGAGGATACTTTCTCCTGGATGAGTGAGCTGCGGGAAGCAGGTTTGAGATACATGGACATGAGAGTCCCATAAAATGTAAGAACAGCTGTCAAGTGGGAACTGCAGGTGCTGAAGGCTTTGGACCTGCCCTCTGTCGAGCGCATGCGGAGGATGCTGGAGAGAATAAAGACATAAGAAATGATGATTGTCAGGCTGGTGGCTATCATGTTAAATCCACCGATGACAAAAATCAAAAGCTCATCAATGTAAGTGCTTGAACAAGAGAGTTTAATAAGTGGGATGATGtcacagaaataatgtttaatgatGTTCGAGCCACAGAAATTCAGCCTTAGTATACAACCGCCATGAATCATAGCATCGGTAGATCCTACTGAGAAGCCAGAAGCCACCAGCAGAGAACAGACTCGAGGGGACATGATGACATTGTAGAGCAGGGGGCTGCAGATGGCgacatagcggtcataggccattgCAGCTAACATGTAGCACTCAGAAAtgacaaacatacagaaaaaaaatagctgagtCATGCATCCAGAATAGGAGATAGCTGTATCCCTGCATAAAAGCTCTGCCAGCAACTTGGGAGTAATAACAGAAGAATAGCACAAATCTACCAAAGACAGACTACTGAGGAAATGGTACATAGGGGTATGAAGTTGGGAACTCAATCTAATTATTGAGATCATGCCGAGATTTCCTACCACTGTGACTGTATAAATCCctaaaaagaggcagaaaagaggCAGCTGAAGCTCTGGTTGGTCAGTTAGTCCCAAAAGAAGAAACTCAGTCACTGTGGAATGATTTCTTGTGCCCATTCTCTCCTGAGAAATCTGTGGAAATGAGAGGAAGACAAGAAATCCCAGCTTGCCTCTGATTCCCTGTAGCCCAGGTGTTTCTAGTATGGAAACATGCAACAAAGGTTATCTTATCCCCTTGACACCGAGCTTGTACCTTCATTGATGTTCAGGGACTttgacacccccaccccacccacctgcccaaaGCCAGCACTCCGATAACATAGTAAGTAAGCATCTATTTAACTATGCTATAAATAAACTTTAGCAATCTCTCCAGTGTCTCAAATTCTTTTAGCCAAGTATAAAGCCTTTAACTCTAGAGtcagagagaagacaaaagaCATAGGAGAGGCTTTCTAAAGCAAATCAGCCAAAGGTGTTCGTAAAAAAAGGGCCGTGGACTGAGAAAATACTTTTGTGAATGACACATTTGCCTAGGACTGGCCTGCCCCTAGGATTTCCCACAGAGAAGATGTCCATTGTTCGGTCAACTATAGTTTCCATGTCAAGGTTTCCAAGGATGTTCAACAGAATTCTCAGGAGCTATTCATAGGTCTTACATGAAATAAGCAGCCCATGATTTCAGACACACAGAGCTACAGAAAGTTGAAGAGGTTTCTTAACTGAGGGATTTTCAGAATCTCCTAGTGAGCTCTGTAACATACAGTACTTTCCAAACTTATCTGATGATAGAGTCCCCCACCCACTGTTTAACAAAACCTATTTTAGACTCCGAAAACCTATTTTGGCTCAGAACCTTTTAAGAAACTGGTTTCATTTGCATGTGTGTTCCATTTTTAATCTGGTCCCAAGCTAATTTTCAGGTAGGAAGTTCATTCTTCATATACTTCAGTAAAGCGGAATGATGGCAGAACAGCAGACTTCCCAAACGGTTTTTGCCTTGACTCTCTGGCCATCCTGTGGGCTAAGCCCACCTTTCTCATCAAGGCCCCCTGAGCATGATTTAATGCCCTACGGCTGGTGCTGATGCTTCTGGCAATGCCAACAACCAGATAGTGGTCCTTCCACTGGAAGTTCCCAGGTAGTGCATGCTATCTTCCACTCACACTTTTTCCATGAGGGGACGGGATGGCACATGGTCTGACGCTGCCTGCTCTGGGGCCAGCCAAGGCCTCATCTCTGAAAAACTGACCATTTTTCTTTAGTGTTGGGCTGTCATAAAGCCCTATCTAGACTCTCTCATGTTTACAGTTTATACATAACTCTGCTCAGACATCTGGTTTAGCATTTTCTGAACCTGCTTGGCCCAGCACCTACCTTTCTGCTTGGCTCTTCAAGAAGTTCTTCACGCCGTCTTACTTTCAATCCGAGGACACATGAGGACAAGGCACAGCTCCCGTGGCCACTGGCCTTCCCGGGGATGCAGGTGCCTCCTTCTGATTTCCCAAactaactaaaaacaaagaagctTCATAACACTGGATAGCTGTTTTCTGAGGTTTCCAAATTCTGCAGAACACATGACTTTTGCAGCTGTCCTTCTCCCatctttctaaattaatttaattatttttttaaaggtttttactTAAGCTTGAAGGACAgcgagagtgagcagaggagggggcagagatagaggcagacagaggatccgaagcaggctctgtgctgacagcagagagcccggtgcggggctcgaactgtgagatcatgacctgagcgaagtcaaacacttaaccaacggagacacccaggcgcccctcttcttctcCCATCATGAGGGATGCAAATAGGAGAACCATGGGCAAAAGAGATTGTCCAATTGCTCTTAGTCTGATGTTGAAATACCCCGGAGTCTTCCTTCCCCTTTAGCTCTTACCAATCAGCAGGCACAGGTGTAGTCTAGTCTCAGAGACAACACAGAGAGAAATGTCAAAGAATGCTCAAGAAGACACATTTGCTCAGTTTTGGCTTTTAATCTCTTCCCATGTGTGCCTTCAGACCTTCCTGAGCATCGCAAACACACCAACCGGTCTGGCCACATGTCTAATTCTCCCACACTTCCCCTACCTCCTACTGGCCTCTATCGAAGTAACTTGTCCTCCATCCTGTTCCTGTTCGTTGCTCTGTTCGGGGGCCCTGAACCCATCTGCCCTTTATTCAGgtgaggattctctctcccgtGTCTTTcctacccttcacccatttcagtGATTTAGGTCCTAGCTACTCGTTGCAGAGTCAACAAACCCAGCACCAGCATCATTTGGAAATTTGTAAGAAAGGCACCATCTCAAAACCTCAACCATACCGACTGCATCAGGATCTAGATTTTAGCAAGGTTCCCCACAGGATCGGTGTGCACATTAACGTGTGAGAAGCACTGTTGGAGGTTATTCTCTCCCGGAGCTGAAATCAcctttctttgttgtttcttcctctgtatctcttttttctgcttttttgctgTGCCAGAAAGCATCACGCCATCATGAAAAGCCCAGCTTTGAagaacagttttttgtttttttaatgaagaggtttctttagtcttttttgcttgcttatttattcatttggtgggggaggggcaggggaggaggggagggtatctgaggtgggctctgggctgatagcagagagcccaacgcagggcctgaacccaaaaaccatgagagtcatgacctgagctgaagccagatgctcaactgactgagccacccaggcgcccctgagaacaGCTTCTTAAGAACAGCTTTCTTGGATGAAGGataaaaaactgtattttacaTTTCAGTATTTTGCCATCTGTATGCAGACTCAGAGACTTCATGGCAGTGAAATGTGCATGTCCAATAGCTTATTATGACAAATTGTATTACGCTTTTGTGTTTGCAGGGAAGACATGTTATAAAATGATACCTTAATCCACACAGAACAATGCTAGCAATGTTACACGTTAGCATTGTTAACAATGTTAGCAATGTGAGCTAGCACATTgcagaaaaatactttatttaaccATCTACTAAACAGTAAGTTCCACCATTCCGGGGTTAAaactttttgtgttgttttggaaCACTTTCCAAAGTGATCTGTTTACACTGACCCAGACCTGATTCAGATTCTCACATAATTTCAGGAACTCGAAAGTAATCTGCTCATGTAAAaggtgtttttaaacattttaaagcaccACACAGTACTGTTAAAACTATGACAATTGAAACTATTTTACAAAGGTGGAGTCCAGATTAGCATTGCCGAGTAGAAAAATATGCAGGCATAtgggtaatttaaaattttagaagtccatttttttccaaaagtaaaaacaagcagCTGAAGTCAATTGTAATACTTCAGTTTACTTAACTTGATACATccaaaattttctcatttcaacATGTTAAGATATAAAAATCCTAATGAACTATttcatggttttgtgtttttggtgcAGATCTTTAAAGTTGTTAATGGATTTTATACCTACAGCACTTCTCAAATCAAATTAGCCACATTTTAAACGCTTAGTGGCTGCATATGGCCGGTGGCTACgatattggacagcacaggtccagaatatatatatttttaaatctgaccTAATTGTCAAATCCCCGTGacccccacctttttaaaaaaaattgttttgaaagacagagagcatgagtggggaagaggtagagatagagggagaaagagaagac from Panthera tigris isolate Pti1 chromosome D1, P.tigris_Pti1_mat1.1, whole genome shotgun sequence includes the following:
- the LOC102950520 gene encoding olfactory receptor 8D4, which encodes MGTRNHSTVTEFLLLGLTDQPELQLPLFCLFLGIYTVTVVGNLGMISIIRLSSQLHTPMYHFLSSLSLVDLCYSSVITPKLLAELLCRDTAISYSGCMTQLFFFCMFVISECYMLAAMAYDRYVAICSPLLYNVIMSPRVCSLLVASGFSVGSTDAMIHGGCILRLNFCGSNIIKHYFCDIIPLIKLSCSSTYIDELLIFVIGGFNMIATSLTIIISYVFILSSILRMRSTEGRSKAFSTCSSHLTAVLTFYGTLMSMYLKPASRSSLIQEKVSSVFYTTVIPMLNPLIYSLRNKEVKDALIKLLKRKIPL